A window of Fuerstiella sp. contains these coding sequences:
- a CDS encoding DUF1501 domain-containing protein, with translation MSENRLDSGRREFLRDSYCGFGSVALATMLEAEQVQAGGTNPLSAKPSHFAPRATSVIFLFMSGGPSQIETFDPKPLLNKLDGQTRPAEFQEAKYQRIRKDARLLGSKRRFRQHGESGIEVSDLFPYTARCIDDIAVLRGCYGDKVVHSAAQYELFSGRTFPGFPAMGSWGLYGLGSESESLPAYVVMPDPDGALEAGQPMYANGFLPATYQPTMFGSGASPVRNLERPPGVTSSRRRKTVNLIRQLNQADTNPGDDELAARIRAYDLAFRMQTQAPEVFDLSGETKETLELYGVGVEPTDDYGRRCLLARRLVEQGVRFTVVVSGGGPGNLQWDAHNDIEENHLRMAAQTDQPVAALLTDLHRRGLLETTLILWGGEFGRSPEAQGRKGRDHHNVGFTMWMAGGGIKGGQVLGATDAIGMHAVEDRCHFRDIHTTILHQLGLEQEELTYLHEGRQERLTLIEGRVLEQIL, from the coding sequence GCAGGCCGGCGGAACCAACCCGCTGTCGGCAAAACCGTCCCATTTTGCTCCCAGGGCAACGTCGGTCATTTTTTTGTTCATGTCCGGCGGGCCGAGTCAGATTGAAACATTTGATCCCAAGCCACTGCTGAACAAACTTGACGGACAAACGCGCCCGGCCGAATTTCAGGAAGCGAAGTACCAGCGGATCAGAAAAGACGCCCGGCTACTTGGTTCGAAGAGGAGATTCCGGCAGCACGGTGAAAGCGGAATTGAGGTTTCGGATCTGTTCCCTTACACCGCACGCTGTATCGATGACATCGCTGTACTGCGAGGTTGTTACGGAGACAAAGTCGTGCATTCGGCGGCACAATATGAATTGTTCAGCGGACGGACATTTCCCGGTTTTCCGGCGATGGGATCGTGGGGACTGTATGGCCTGGGATCGGAAAGTGAATCGCTGCCCGCTTACGTGGTGATGCCCGATCCCGATGGTGCGCTCGAGGCAGGTCAGCCGATGTACGCCAACGGGTTTTTGCCGGCCACCTATCAACCAACGATGTTTGGTTCAGGTGCATCACCCGTGCGCAACCTGGAAAGACCGCCAGGGGTCACTTCATCGCGACGCCGCAAGACCGTGAATCTGATCCGCCAACTCAATCAGGCTGATACAAACCCGGGAGACGATGAATTAGCAGCACGAATTCGCGCGTATGATCTGGCGTTTCGCATGCAGACACAGGCACCCGAAGTCTTCGATCTTTCCGGCGAGACAAAGGAAACTCTGGAGTTGTACGGCGTGGGTGTCGAACCAACGGACGACTACGGACGACGCTGCTTACTGGCACGGCGTCTGGTGGAACAGGGAGTACGTTTTACTGTTGTCGTTTCGGGTGGCGGCCCTGGCAATCTGCAGTGGGACGCCCACAATGACATTGAAGAAAACCACCTGCGGATGGCGGCCCAGACTGATCAGCCGGTTGCGGCTTTGCTTACCGATCTGCACCGTCGCGGTCTGCTGGAAACCACGCTGATCCTGTGGGGAGGTGAGTTCGGCCGGTCACCGGAAGCACAGGGGCGCAAAGGTCGTGATCACCACAATGTTGGATTCACTATGTGGATGGCGGGCGGCGGCATCAAAGGTGGTCAGGTACTGGGAGCCACCGACGCCATCGGTATGCATGCGGTCGAAGACCGCTGCCACTTCCGTGATATCCACACTACGATTCTGCATCAACTCGGTCTGGAGCAGGAAGAACTCACATACCTGCATGAAGGCCGTCAGGAACGTCTGACACTTATTGAAGGCCGGGTCCTCGAGCAGATCCTCTGA